GAGAGGCATCACACCCCCCTCACCCCTCAAACGCCGCGATAATGGGACAAGGCCCTTCTTCCGACGCCGCGCATTGATGCGCCAGCCGCCGCAGCGATTTCCGCGCCGCTTCCAGTTCCGCGATCTTCGCGTCCAGCGCCGCCAGCCTTTCCGCCGCCAGTGCCCGCGCCCGCGCGCGGTCCTGCCCGGCATCCAGCGTCAGCAATTCCCCGATCTGCTCCAGCGTGAAGCCCGCCGCCTGCGCGCCCCGGATGAATCTCAGCCGCCGCGCGTGCTCCGCGTCATATCGCCGCACCCCGCCCTGCCGCTCGGGCAGGTTCAGCAATCCGCGCCGCTGGTAGAAGCGCACCGTCTCGACTCCCACGCCGCCTTCCCGCGCCAGTCCCGAAATCGTCATCATGCCCTTGACTCCGTACCATGGTACGGACTCTATATGGGTTGCATCCGCAGCACCACAAGGATCAGGATGACATGACCGACAGCCCCGCGAAGAAGGCGACGCTCTACCGCATGGTGATGCCGAACCACGTCTGCCCCTATGGCATCAAGGCGCGCTGGCTGCTCCGTCGCCGGGGCTATGCGGTCGAGGATCGCTGGCTCACCACGCGGGAGGAGACCGACGCCTTCAAGGCGAAGCATGACGTCAGGACAACGCCGCAGGTCGTCATCGACGGCCGGCGGATCGGCGGTCATGACGACCTGCGCCGCTATTTCGGCCTCAAGGTCCGCGATCCCGACGCGACCAGCTATGTTCCCGTGCTCGCGGTCTTCGCGGTCGCCGCCTTGCTGGCGCTGTCCGTCAACAGGCTCACCGCCACGCCGCTGGTCGGCATCATGCTGCTGGAGCGGTTCGTCGCCATCGCGATGATGCTGCTCGCCATGCTGAAATTGCAGGATGTGGACCGCTTCGCCACCATGTTCCTGAATTACGACCTGCTCGCCCGCCGCCTGCCGCCCTATGGCCGGGCCTATCCCTTCCTGGAACTGGGCGCGGGCGCGCTGATGCTCGGCCATGCGCTGAACTGGCTGTCGATCCCGGTCGCGCTCTTCATCGGCGGCATCGGCGCGGTGTCGGTGTTCAAGGCGGTGTATATCGACCGGCGCGAGCTCAAATGCGCCTGCGTCGGCGGCGGCAGCAACGTCCCGCTGGGCTTCGTCTCGCTCACCGAGAATGTCATGATGGTGGCGATGGCGCTCTGGATGGCGCTCGGCCTCACCTAGCTGCCGCCGTCCCGCTCATAGACGTCGGGCAGGAAGCTCACCCCTTCCTTGGCCGGCACCGCGGTCAGATAGGTGAGGTAGACCGGCACCGCCTGCGGCAGCGGCCGATGCTGTTCCGGCTTGTCCGAATCCGTCGCCAGCGCCTTGCCGAAGAACCATTTGCCCAGCCTCGGCGCATCCTCCAGCCGGACGCAGCCATTGCTGAACTGCCGCGCGGGCTTGGCGAACAGGTCGCGCGAAGGCGTATCGTGCAGGTAGATGCCCAGGTCGTTGGGGAACATGAACTTCATCCGCCCCATGGAATTGCCCCGCCCCGGCAGTTCGCGCACGCGCAATTCCTGCCGCCCGTCCGCCACCGCCTGCCAGTCGATGCTGCTCTGCCTGAGCTTCTGCGGGTTGGCGCTCCAGTCCGACAGCGCCTCATAATTCATCTTCTGGAGCGAAGCGCCATCCAATATCTTCGGCGCGATCTTCCGTTCGACCAGATCGGACGGCACGTTCCAATAAGGGTTCAGCGTCGCATAGCGGATCATGCCCGCCATCATCGGCGTCTGGCTTTCCTTCGCGCCGACCACGACCTTCATCGTGCCGTCCAGCTTGCCCTCGCCATAATACCAGAGCCGCGCCGACGCCGCGTCCACCACCACATGCCGCACCCATGGGCCGGGCAGCAGCCGCGTCCGCTCCATGTTGAGCGCCAGCGCGCGCAGATAATATCGCGGCCCGCGATTGAGCGCCGTCACCGTCTGCGTGCCCGCGATGCCGTCGGGCGTCAGGCCATGGTCGCCCTGGAACGCCTTCACCTTCGCGGCCAGCGCCTTGTCATAGCTTCCGCCCGGCGTCAGCCCCAGCCGCTCGCGCAGCGCGGCCACGCCCGGCCCCTTCGCCCCGGCTTTGAGCTTGAGGCCCGTGGGCACCCCCACATCGGGCAGGTCCGCCCATGTCTTGGCATAGCCCGCCCGCGCCTTGCGCAACTGCATGTAGAAGGGGCTCATCCAGCCCGCCTTCTCCACATAATCCGCGAAGGAGGATGTCACCGCCGCCGCGCGCAATATGTCCACCGGGCCGGGGTCGCGCGGCTCCACTTCCGGATCGAGGTAGCGCATCTTCACCGCCTTGGACGGCTTGCGCATGTCGGCCACCAGCTTCGCGAAGCTCTTCGAGAGCGCCAGTTCCGCGCTCGCCAGCGCCCTGGGATCGCCGCTGGCGTTCGCGTCCCCGATCGCCTTGCGCAACCCCCTGGGGTCGTAGCTGCCGGGTTTCAGCCCATCGGCTTCCGCGCCGTCGATCAGGTCCAGCAAGGCGTCAGCCTGCGGCCCGATGGCGTTCTTTTCGACCCAGATCGGCCAGAAACCGCGCGGCCCGTAGAAATCGCGCAGCTTGCCACCCACCTGCGCGCGGATTTCCGCCGCCACGCTGGATCGCGCGGGCGCTTCTTGAACGGCGGCGTCCTGCGCATGGGCGACCGGCGCGGCGCCAAGGCCCGCCATCAGTCCGGCAATGAGGATGGAAGCAAGGGAAGGGGCGCGGCGGATGTGCCGCGCCCGGAAAGACTGGGTGATCAGCCGCGTTCTCCCCGCCGCGAAGGCACGGGCGGCGGCGGCGGCCGGCAAGGCGGACCCTGGATCGCGTTATAGATGCCATCGGCGGTGTAATAACCGTCGATGATGCCGTCTCCATCGCGGTCCGCCGCGACCGTCCCGGCGATCGCGCCCGGCCCCAGCGGCGGCGCTGGCGCGACGGGTTCATCCTTGGTGGAGGCGCAGGCGCTCAAAGCGAGCATCCCTGCGGCGGCCAGAGCCATTTGCCGTATATTCATAGCATCTCCCTGTGGCGTCCGCGCGGAACGGCGGATGCCCTGCACTACTCAACGCTGCGGAAACGCAGCCGCTTCCTAACGTGCATCAGGGAAAAAGGATTCCATTACCCATTCGCAATGACGGCGAACGGAGCCTTAACCAAGGCCAGCCGTTGAACCTCAGCGCGCCACCCACTCCGCCGAAGCGATCCCCTGCGCATAGAGCAGCACGGACAGGTCGCCATGCACCACCTCCGCGTCCGCCGCTTCCCGCGTCCGGGGCTTGGCATGATAGGCGACGCCCAGCCCCGCCCCCTCGATCATCGGAATGTCGTTCGCCCCGTCGCCGACCGCCAGCGTCAGCGCCCGGTCGATCCCGCCCGCGACCGCCGCTTCCAGTTCCGCCCGCTTGCGCGCCGCATCCACGATGGGCACCGTCACCGTACCCAGCAAAGCCCCGTCCGCGATCTCCAGCACATTGGCGACCGCGCTGTCGAAGCCGATCTCCTCCGCCACCGGCCCGGTGAAGCGCGTGAAGCCGCCCGACACCAGCAGCGTCCTGGCGCCCCGCGCCTTCATCGTCCGCACCAGCGCCTTGGCCCCGCCCATGATGACGACGCGCTCTTCCCGGCAACGGTCGATGGCCGCATCCTCCAGCCCCTTGAGCAGCGCGACCCGCTCATGCAGCGCGCCCGCGAAATCCAGTTCGCCCCGCATCGCCCGCTCGGTGATCTCGGCGATCTGCGCCTTGATCCCGGCATAGTCGGCCAGTTCGTCGATGCATTCGACGGTAATCATGGTCGAATCCATGTCCGCGATCAGCAGCTTCTTCTCCCGCCCCGCGACCGGCTGGACGATCACGTCCACCGCGCCCAGATCAGCGAGGACCGCCCGCGCCGCCACCGGATCGCCGCCGAAGAAGATGTCCGCCGCCTTGCCCTCGTCCAGCCACCTGCTATCCACCGGCGCGCAGCCCGCCGTCGCGAGCCGTCCCACGGCTTCCGCAATATCCTCCTGACTCAAGGACGCACTTGCCACTAAGGTCGCGACGAACATGAACACTCCCGATCCCGATCAGGGCGAATCCCGCCCCCGCGTCGCGCTTATTGCCGGGCCCACGGCCAGCGGCAAGAGCGCGCTTGCCATCGCGCTGGCGCAGGCGGCGAACGGCACCGTCATCAACGCCGACGCCAGCCAGGTCTATGCCGACCTGCAAATCCTCTCCGCCCGCCCCGATGCGGAGGAAATGGCGCAGGCGCCCCATCGCCTCTTCGGCCATATCGACGGCGGGGAAGCCTGCACCGCCGCTCGCTGGGCCGCGCAAGCCCGCGCGGAAATCGACCGCGCCCATGGCGAAGCGCGCCTCCCCATCCTCACCGGCGGCACGGGCCTCTATCTTCGCACCCTGCTCGACGGCATCGCCCCGGTGCCGGACATAGACCCCGCCATCCGCGAAGCCGTCCGCGCCCTCCCGGTGGCGGACGCTCACGCCGCCCTGACCCGCGAAGACCCGGAGGCCGCCGCCCGCCTCGCCCCCGCCGACACCAGCCGCGTCGCCCGCGCGCTGGAGGTCGTCCGCGCCACCGGCCAGCCCCTCGCGGAATGGCAGCGCCACAAGAGCGGCGGCATCGCCCACCGCATCGGCCTCTCCCCCCTCATCCTGCTTCCCCCGCGCGACTGGCTGATCGCCCGCTGCGACCTGCGCTTCGGACGGATGGTGGAGACCGGCGCGGCCGAGGAAGTGGAAGCCCTCCTCGCCCGCAACCTCTCCCCCGACCTCCCGGTCATGCGCGCCATCGGCGTCCGCGAAATCGCCGCATGGCTCGGCGGTGGGATCGACCGCGACACCATGCTGGAACGCGGCCGCATCGCCACCCGCCAATATGCCAAACGTCAGTACACCTGGTTCTCGCGCCAGCCGCCCGCTGACTGGACTCGCGAAACGAGACAGATTGATGCGGAATTAATTGCAAAACTGGTAAGAAAATTACAACAATGACTGTTGACTTGCCATTTTCTATCCAATAGAGGCACCCACCTTGCCTTTGCCGCCGGTGCGGCGCAAAGGCATGGCCTGCACGCAAGGGAAGGATTTCATCGTGGCCGAAAAGAGCGGCGCGGACATATTGGTCGAATGCCTCATTGATCTGGGCGTCGAAGTCGTCTTCGGCTATCCCGGCGGCGCGGTGCTGCCCATCTATGACGCGCTCTTCGACCATCCGAAGATCCGCCACGTCCTCGTCCGCCATGAACAGGGCGCGACCCATATGGCGGAAGGCTATGCGCGTTCCACCGGCAAGCCGGGCGTCGTGCTCGTCACCTCCGGCCCCGGCGCGACCAACGCCGTCACCGGCATCACCGACGCGCTGATGGATTCGATCCCGCTGGTCGTCATCACCGGTCAGGTCGCGACGCAGCTGATCGGCACCGACGCCTTTCAGGAAGCCGACACCATCGGCATCACGCGGCACTGTTCCAAGCATAATTATCTGGTGAAGGACCCCGGCAAGCTGGCGGGCGTCATTCATGAGGCGTTCCATATCGCCACCA
This genomic window from Sphingobium cloacae contains:
- a CDS encoding MerR family transcriptional regulator; this encodes MTISGLAREGGVGVETVRFYQRRGLLNLPERQGGVRRYDAEHARRLRFIRGAQAAGFTLEQIGELLTLDAGQDRARARALAAERLAALDAKIAELEAARKSLRRLAHQCAASEEGPCPIIAAFEG
- a CDS encoding glutaredoxin family protein, giving the protein MTDSPAKKATLYRMVMPNHVCPYGIKARWLLRRRGYAVEDRWLTTREETDAFKAKHDVRTTPQVVIDGRRIGGHDDLRRYFGLKVRDPDATSYVPVLAVFAVAALLALSVNRLTATPLVGIMLLERFVAIAMMLLAMLKLQDVDRFATMFLNYDLLARRLPPYGRAYPFLELGAGALMLGHALNWLSIPVALFIGGIGAVSVFKAVYIDRRELKCACVGGGSNVPLGFVSLTENVMMVAMALWMALGLT
- a CDS encoding L,D-transpeptidase family protein; amino-acid sequence: MPAAAAARAFAAGRTRLITQSFRARHIRRAPSLASILIAGLMAGLGAAPVAHAQDAAVQEAPARSSVAAEIRAQVGGKLRDFYGPRGFWPIWVEKNAIGPQADALLDLIDGAEADGLKPGSYDPRGLRKAIGDANASGDPRALASAELALSKSFAKLVADMRKPSKAVKMRYLDPEVEPRDPGPVDILRAAAVTSSFADYVEKAGWMSPFYMQLRKARAGYAKTWADLPDVGVPTGLKLKAGAKGPGVAALRERLGLTPGGSYDKALAAKVKAFQGDHGLTPDGIAGTQTVTALNRGPRYYLRALALNMERTRLLPGPWVRHVVVDAASARLWYYGEGKLDGTMKVVVGAKESQTPMMAGMIRYATLNPYWNVPSDLVERKIAPKILDGASLQKMNYEALSDWSANPQKLRQSSIDWQAVADGRQELRVRELPGRGNSMGRMKFMFPNDLGIYLHDTPSRDLFAKPARQFSNGCVRLEDAPRLGKWFFGKALATDSDKPEQHRPLPQAVPVYLTYLTAVPAKEGVSFLPDVYERDGGS
- the serB gene encoding phosphoserine phosphatase SerB; translated protein: MFVATLVASASLSQEDIAEAVGRLATAGCAPVDSRWLDEGKAADIFFGGDPVAARAVLADLGAVDVIVQPVAGREKKLLIADMDSTMITVECIDELADYAGIKAQIAEITERAMRGELDFAGALHERVALLKGLEDAAIDRCREERVVIMGGAKALVRTMKARGARTLLVSGGFTRFTGPVAEEIGFDSAVANVLEIADGALLGTVTVPIVDAARKRAELEAAVAGGIDRALTLAVGDGANDIPMIEGAGLGVAYHAKPRTREAADAEVVHGDLSVLLYAQGIASAEWVAR
- the miaA gene encoding tRNA (adenosine(37)-N6)-dimethylallyltransferase MiaA, with product MNTPDPDQGESRPRVALIAGPTASGKSALAIALAQAANGTVINADASQVYADLQILSARPDAEEMAQAPHRLFGHIDGGEACTAARWAAQARAEIDRAHGEARLPILTGGTGLYLRTLLDGIAPVPDIDPAIREAVRALPVADAHAALTREDPEAAARLAPADTSRVARALEVVRATGQPLAEWQRHKSGGIAHRIGLSPLILLPPRDWLIARCDLRFGRMVETGAAEEVEALLARNLSPDLPVMRAIGVREIAAWLGGGIDRDTMLERGRIATRQYAKRQYTWFSRQPPADWTRETRQIDAELIAKLVRKLQQ